One Bacillus sp. 1780r2a1 DNA segment encodes these proteins:
- a CDS encoding nucleoside triphosphate pyrophosphohydrolase: MPVYNKLVRDYIPQIIEQSGKRYTTSNLTIDEYKKELKKKAEEEWGEYIEAKTEHEAVEELADLLEVVYALAALNGATPEQLEHVRQQKADEKGGFNNRVFLGEVEDQ, encoded by the coding sequence ATGCCTGTTTATAATAAGCTAGTCCGTGATTATATTCCGCAGATTATCGAACAAAGTGGAAAGAGATATACAACAAGCAACTTAACTATTGATGAATACAAAAAGGAATTAAAGAAAAAAGCTGAAGAAGAATGGGGCGAATATATAGAAGCGAAAACGGAGCACGAGGCTGTAGAAGAGCTTGCGGACTTACTAGAAGTTGTTTATGCGCTTGCTGCGTTAAATGGCGCAACTCCTGAGCAGTTGGAACATGTGCGTCAGCAAAAAGCGGATGAGAAAGGTGGCTTTAATAATAGAGTTTTTTTAGGAGAGGTGGAAGATCAATAA
- a CDS encoding MFS transporter, whose protein sequence is MSLLLRNKGAMLLLMLNIFLVFMGIGLVIPIMPTYMIELQISGSIVGMLVAAFSLTQLIFSPVAGRLSDSFGRKKMIVIGMVIFAVSEWLFGIANAPALLFGARMLGGISAALIMPAVMAYTADITTPKERATGMGYINAAITTGFIIGPGIGGFIAEFGMRVPFYSAAVAGAFAALLTLFVLPESPMEERVKADPLQTEKQSLFTQLRNSYKEPYFLSLIIVFVASFGLANYETVFGLFVDQKFGFTPKDIAFIITFGSIAGAVVQLTIFGWIINKFGEKKVISTCLFVAGLFVLLTLFTHAYWLIVVVTFTLFLAIDILRPAISTQMSKLAQEQQGYVAGLNSAYTSLGNIAGPLVAGILFDIDINFPYAAAAIVLFVCFVLSLTVGKRVVQPNPVIEK, encoded by the coding sequence ATGTCATTACTGTTAAGAAATAAAGGGGCTATGCTACTCTTAATGCTTAACATCTTTTTGGTGTTTATGGGAATAGGTCTTGTGATTCCTATTATGCCAACCTATATGATTGAGCTACAAATTAGCGGAAGTATTGTCGGAATGCTTGTCGCTGCATTTTCGTTAACACAGCTTATCTTCTCACCTGTTGCAGGTAGATTATCCGATTCTTTTGGTCGTAAAAAAATGATTGTGATCGGCATGGTAATCTTTGCTGTGTCAGAGTGGCTATTTGGAATTGCAAATGCACCTGCACTATTGTTTGGCGCTCGTATGCTGGGGGGGATTAGCGCTGCATTAATTATGCCAGCTGTTATGGCGTATACAGCTGATATTACAACTCCAAAAGAGCGGGCAACAGGAATGGGATACATCAATGCAGCCATCACAACTGGCTTCATCATTGGCCCTGGAATCGGTGGATTCATTGCTGAATTTGGTATGCGAGTACCGTTTTACTCAGCGGCGGTTGCGGGGGCTTTCGCAGCTTTACTTACACTATTTGTTCTCCCTGAATCACCGATGGAAGAACGCGTAAAGGCTGATCCACTTCAAACGGAAAAACAGAGCTTATTTACACAGTTACGCAACTCTTATAAGGAACCGTACTTTTTAAGCTTAATTATTGTATTTGTTGCATCGTTTGGCTTAGCGAATTATGAGACGGTGTTTGGCTTGTTTGTAGATCAGAAATTTGGGTTTACGCCAAAAGATATAGCCTTTATTATCACATTTGGCTCCATTGCAGGAGCAGTTGTTCAGCTCACTATCTTTGGTTGGATTATTAATAAATTCGGCGAGAAAAAGGTTATTTCAACCTGTCTGTTCGTAGCGGGCTTATTCGTACTTTTAACTTTGTTCACGCATGCATACTGGCTAATTGTTGTCGTAACGTTTACGCTGTTTTTAGCAATCGATATTTTGCGACCAGCTATTAGTACACAAATGTCAAAACTTGCTCAAGAACAGCAGGGCTACGTAGCCGGCTTAAATTCTGCTTACACCAGCTTAGGAAACATCGCGGGGCCTCTTGTTGCTGGGATTTTATTTGATATTGATATCAACTTTCCATATGCAGCAGCGGCTATCGTTTTATTCGTTTGTTTCGTCTTATCGTTAACGGTAGGAAAGCGAGTAGTTCAGCCAAATCCAGTTATTGAGAAGTGA
- a CDS encoding TetR/AcrR family transcriptional regulator — translation MKDRIMQAFIEEIHHKGMKFTMDDLAKRLGISKRTLYEHFSSKVEILDTIITQTLQDFDQKTEAIMNNENLSLVDKIKRVITVIPEYNDFYDLRIIEQMKRYYPAQWEQLNVALNQWDSLRELMKQGIEEGIIVNRNLDLMMKVIIDAVNSTLDRSFFLENRLTVSDALDTIVDMLLHGLLTSKVKSTF, via the coding sequence ATGAAAGATCGAATTATGCAGGCATTTATCGAAGAAATTCATCATAAAGGAATGAAATTTACAATGGATGACTTAGCCAAAAGGCTAGGCATTAGTAAACGGACGCTGTATGAACATTTCTCGTCCAAAGTAGAGATTTTAGATACCATTATCACTCAAACGCTACAGGATTTTGATCAGAAGACCGAAGCGATTATGAATAATGAAAATCTATCTTTAGTGGACAAAATCAAGCGAGTGATTACCGTTATTCCAGAGTATAATGACTTCTATGACTTGCGTATCATTGAACAAATGAAGCGCTATTACCCGGCACAGTGGGAACAGCTGAACGTTGCTTTGAACCAGTGGGACTCACTGAGAGAGCTAATGAAGCAAGGAATAGAAGAAGGGATTATTGTAAATCGAAACCTTGATTTAATGATGAAGGTAATTATTGATGCTGTAAATTCGACCTTAGATCGAAGTTTCTTTTTAGAAAATCGACTAACCGTATCAGATGCGCTCGATACGATTGTTGATATGTTATTGCACGGCCTTTTAACAAGTAAGGTCAAATCAACATTTTAA
- a CDS encoding YeeE/YedE family protein: MTSTTVQTSKHTNSARTTVVTELSPMQKPLVIVGILISVILLTAIVNTTNWTQGVLFIIGLALGATLLYARFGFTSAFRRLMSVGNVQGLQAHMLMLAVASTLFAIILSTGFSFTGTTPAGYVSPVGVSVVVGAFLFGIGMQLGNGCASGTLYNLGGGSSSMIITLVSFIAGSLLAAYHFTFWMEDMPSFQPISLAESTNLGYFGAWAVQMVAFAVIYWITVQIAKKKNPPMMKQLPTTTGWKKVIRGSWPLFAAAIVLALLNALTLTVRGNPWGITSAFALWGGKALMATGIDVSTWGYFQGANGQALTQTVLADSTSVMNFGIILGAFISAAAQGTFKPGKIKPGVAGAAVVGGLLMGYGSRLAFGCNIGAYFGGIASFSLHGWVWMVMAMLGTTLALFIRPLFGLKNPKPNDSIC, translated from the coding sequence GTGACATCAACAACTGTGCAAACTTCTAAGCATACTAATTCAGCTCGCACAACGGTTGTTACGGAGCTTAGTCCAATGCAAAAGCCGTTAGTTATTGTCGGAATTTTAATTTCGGTGATATTACTAACAGCGATTGTCAATACAACAAATTGGACGCAAGGTGTATTATTTATTATCGGTCTCGCTCTTGGCGCGACGTTACTATATGCACGATTCGGTTTTACTTCAGCGTTTAGACGATTAATGTCGGTCGGAAATGTACAAGGCCTACAGGCACATATGCTTATGCTAGCGGTAGCTTCAACGCTATTTGCTATTATTTTAAGTACCGGATTTAGCTTTACAGGTACAACACCAGCGGGTTATGTGTCACCAGTAGGCGTGAGTGTGGTTGTAGGAGCATTCTTATTCGGAATTGGAATGCAGTTAGGAAACGGATGTGCGTCCGGTACCCTCTATAACCTCGGTGGCGGTTCGTCTTCTATGATCATTACACTCGTTTCATTTATTGCAGGTTCATTGCTTGCCGCGTATCACTTCACGTTTTGGATGGAGGACATGCCGTCATTCCAACCAATTTCGTTAGCTGAATCAACTAATCTTGGTTATTTTGGCGCGTGGGCTGTTCAAATGGTAGCATTTGCAGTTATTTACTGGATTACAGTTCAAATTGCTAAAAAGAAAAATCCGCCAATGATGAAACAGCTTCCGACAACAACAGGATGGAAAAAAGTTATTCGTGGTTCTTGGCCATTATTTGCGGCAGCAATCGTTTTAGCGCTTTTAAATGCTCTAACGCTAACAGTACGCGGTAATCCTTGGGGCATTACGTCAGCATTTGCTTTATGGGGTGGTAAAGCGTTAATGGCAACAGGGATTGATGTTTCGACTTGGGGTTATTTCCAAGGAGCAAATGGTCAAGCATTAACGCAAACGGTTCTTGCCGATTCAACAAGCGTAATGAACTTTGGCATTATTTTAGGTGCATTTATCTCAGCAGCGGCTCAAGGAACGTTTAAGCCTGGTAAAATTAAGCCAGGAGTTGCAGGAGCAGCAGTTGTAGGTGGCTTATTAATGGGCTATGGTTCTCGCTTAGCATTTGGTTGTAATATTGGTGCTTACTTTGGCGGAATTGCATCGTTTAGCTTACACGGCTGGGTATGGATGGTTATGGCAATGCTAGGAACAACGCTAGCTCTGTTTATCCGACCATTGTTCGGATTAAAGAACCCAAAACCAAATGATTCGATTTGTTGA
- a CDS encoding NCS1 family transporter gives MEQNADLRPIAHEKYRILGPKAYVAMWWGDAVMVGSFMLGSSLIPPFGKLNLTQAFIALILANILAALLFALNGRVGWKHGIPMVVQLRSSFGPVGSRIPALMRAVPALFWYGVQSWLGAQALNQVFMGLIGFDNVWVWFFAFQALQIFLSAKGIQSIKWIEIVGSVIIMLGIVYLIFLFLSTFGFEVEKVANTEGSWGIPFWLAMTVLIGQFAALLINISDYTRYFPRKSTAGTFVGAHVVGIVPPMILLPFVGILGAAAVGVWNPVDIISNHISNVAASIIVLIFIALAQVTTNLVANIMPPVLVAMDIFKISWEKACVIVGILGVVTCPWFIMTDSLFLTFIAVVSAFLGPIFAIMVADFYLIHKGNYNVAPLYEGKLFAAFKGWNPAAIIATIVGTSLAFINVDLSWFLGLIPAALVYVVLMKTWIMKHEQYVRDGLNQTFRQSAPLKREEAS, from the coding sequence ATGGAACAAAACGCTGATTTGCGTCCGATTGCGCATGAGAAATATCGAATTTTAGGTCCAAAAGCATATGTAGCAATGTGGTGGGGAGATGCCGTAATGGTTGGTTCATTTATGTTAGGGTCAAGTTTAATTCCACCTTTTGGAAAGCTGAATTTAACTCAAGCTTTTATCGCTTTAATTTTAGCGAATATTCTCGCTGCATTGTTATTTGCGCTAAATGGACGAGTAGGATGGAAACACGGGATTCCTATGGTTGTTCAGCTGAGGTCTTCTTTTGGTCCGGTAGGCTCTCGAATTCCAGCATTAATGAGAGCGGTCCCTGCGTTATTCTGGTATGGAGTCCAATCCTGGCTGGGAGCGCAAGCGCTGAATCAAGTGTTTATGGGACTGATCGGTTTTGATAACGTTTGGGTTTGGTTTTTCGCATTTCAAGCGCTCCAAATTTTTCTATCAGCAAAAGGCATTCAATCGATTAAGTGGATTGAAATTGTAGGGTCTGTCATTATTATGCTGGGCATTGTGTACCTGATTTTTCTCTTTTTATCAACCTTTGGATTCGAAGTTGAGAAAGTTGCTAACACTGAAGGCTCCTGGGGAATTCCATTTTGGCTGGCGATGACAGTGTTAATTGGTCAATTTGCTGCATTGCTCATTAATATTTCAGATTACACTCGCTACTTTCCGCGTAAATCTACAGCGGGTACGTTTGTAGGAGCTCATGTTGTTGGAATCGTTCCACCTATGATTTTACTCCCGTTCGTTGGAATTTTAGGAGCAGCGGCCGTTGGCGTCTGGAATCCTGTTGATATTATCTCAAATCATATTTCGAATGTAGCAGCCAGTATAATTGTGTTAATCTTTATTGCTCTAGCTCAAGTCACTACAAACTTAGTAGCTAATATTATGCCTCCAGTACTTGTGGCAATGGATATATTTAAAATTTCATGGGAAAAAGCATGCGTGATTGTTGGAATACTAGGCGTAGTAACATGTCCATGGTTTATCATGACTGATTCATTATTCTTAACATTTATCGCAGTGGTTTCTGCTTTCTTAGGTCCGATTTTTGCGATTATGGTAGCGGATTTTTACTTGATTCATAAAGGTAATTACAATGTCGCTCCTCTATATGAAGGCAAGCTATTTGCAGCATTTAAAGGATGGAACCCTGCTGCCATCATCGCCACCATTGTTGGTACATCTCTTGCATTTATTAACGTAGATCTTTCGTGGTTCTTAGGTTTAATCCCTGCAGCCCTTGTGTATGTTGTGTTAATGAAAACATGGATCATGAAACATGAGCAGTACGTAAGAGACGGATTGAATCAAACATTCCGTCAATCAGCACCATTAAAACGTGAAGAAGCAAGCTAG
- a CDS encoding M23 family metallopeptidase encodes MKPKHTKTKFQIEEFAEFFLAGEFAVIYHQLSEEFQSEIPFADFLHMSEEFNQGVEKYSLETLLSITSSVQQYIWVDSKRHKGISLFVESDGTIVGLELQLLEQQENICKTSRTYRMPINKEWLVLWGGTNALLNYHYPVLSQRYAYDLVIQRDESTYKEYGDELEDYYAFNQKVVAPAEGKVVAVVDGLKDNPIGDVDTEHPAGNYVIIDHGNGEYSLLAHFKQGSILVKEGDFVYEGKWIGSCGNSGNSTEPHIHFQVMNDHHLFTSESLQIQFTNGIEPIRGDYVIPTFS; translated from the coding sequence ATGAAACCAAAACATACCAAAACAAAATTTCAAATCGAAGAGTTTGCTGAGTTTTTTTTAGCTGGTGAGTTTGCCGTTATTTATCATCAATTAAGCGAAGAATTTCAGTCAGAAATACCGTTTGCAGACTTTTTACATATGAGCGAAGAGTTCAATCAAGGAGTTGAGAAATATAGTTTAGAAACGCTTCTTTCCATCACGTCGTCTGTTCAACAATATATCTGGGTTGATAGTAAGAGACATAAAGGAATTAGCCTATTTGTTGAAAGTGATGGAACAATTGTTGGTTTAGAACTTCAGCTACTTGAACAGCAAGAGAACATATGCAAAACATCGCGTACATATAGAATGCCTATTAACAAAGAGTGGCTTGTGCTATGGGGAGGTACGAACGCGCTGTTAAACTATCATTATCCAGTTCTCTCACAGCGCTATGCTTATGATTTAGTTATTCAGCGTGATGAAAGCACGTACAAAGAGTATGGTGATGAACTAGAAGACTATTATGCGTTTAACCAAAAGGTGGTGGCGCCGGCTGAAGGGAAAGTCGTTGCCGTAGTAGATGGATTAAAAGATAATCCAATCGGCGATGTGGATACCGAACACCCAGCAGGGAACTATGTGATAATTGATCATGGAAACGGCGAATATAGTTTATTAGCCCACTTTAAGCAAGGAAGCATTTTAGTAAAAGAAGGAGATTTTGTTTATGAAGGAAAGTGGATTGGAAGCTGTGGAAACTCAGGTAATTCAACAGAGCCTCACATCCACTTTCAGGTTATGAATGATCATCATCTCTTTACAAGTGAGTCGCTGCAAATTCAGTTTACAAACGGTATAGAACCAATTCGTGGCGACTACGTCATTCCAACTTTCAGTTGA
- a CDS encoding phosphoribulokinase — MDQVVRDVASLIKGKNEKMIIGISGHGASGKTTFAQSLINVLGKEKTNYINTDPYIVDSELRKNTLMSYEYNGRLHESKVTACHPAAHNRYALERDIQMIKKSLDFYTIGTSYSKSILISSKKQINIIEGMSVAFTDLSLYDLKIYLYTDGETELVRRSERDVFERGMDLNYLRRTHQERRIQYNVFMHELHKDFDIVIKNSNDNYMLKKGK; from the coding sequence ATGGATCAGGTTGTTCGAGACGTAGCCAGCTTAATTAAGGGTAAGAATGAAAAGATGATAATTGGAATCTCAGGTCACGGTGCATCTGGAAAAACAACATTTGCTCAAAGTCTCATAAATGTGCTTGGAAAAGAAAAAACCAACTATATTAATACGGATCCTTATATTGTTGACTCTGAACTTAGGAAAAACACTCTAATGAGCTATGAATATAATGGGAGATTACATGAGAGCAAGGTGACGGCTTGTCATCCTGCAGCTCATAATCGCTATGCTTTAGAAAGAGATATTCAAATGATAAAAAAATCTTTAGACTTTTATACAATCGGAACGAGCTATTCAAAGAGTATCTTAATTTCTTCGAAAAAACAGATAAATATTATAGAAGGAATGAGCGTAGCTTTTACCGATTTGAGTTTGTACGATTTGAAAATTTATTTATATACTGATGGAGAAACTGAGCTAGTGAGGAGAAGTGAACGCGATGTGTTCGAAAGAGGAATGGATCTCAATTATTTAAGGAGGACCCATCAAGAACGTAGAATTCAATATAATGTATTTATGCATGAGCTTCATAAGGACTTTGATATTGTTATTAAAAATTCAAATGACAACTATATGCTTAAAAAAGGTAAATAA
- a CDS encoding ABC transporter substrate-binding protein, whose product MKRQIWKTAIMMGVAVCMLTACSGNQANSSATSNSNTLTFLSNFPTDTLDPQLNYTPLRAGVVETLVKTTEDSHIEPWLAESWKALDNGTTWEFIIRDGVTFQNGKALDAKAVKASLERTVKVSEAMKGSLKIKEMKADGQKLMILTQEPVVSLPSELVHPNAAIIDVTEKNIEAHPVGTGPFETVSSQPNSKLELKKYDQYWDGDPKLDRVTMLYNEDANARTAALQSGEADIVYRPEIESLELLKKDPSLVVDVVPSLRTQMLLYNTNIEAFKDVNVRKAFDVLLNRQDVVDYTLAGQGVAANGPFLKEFSFAYDAPKKESGPDSAKEYLKKAGYKVENNRAVKEGKQLSFTILTYPYRPELPLMAQLIQSEAKKIGVKVDIQQVENMDEYMTTNFDWGIATYSLITAPRGDSSYYLNSVYGKDGFYNVGHYDNQALSRLIKQLNETVDEQKRVELTRQAGKIINDEALHSAIVHPNNFVAYKENVKGWQMTKSEYYVITKNLAIQE is encoded by the coding sequence ATGAAAAGACAGATATGGAAAACAGCAATTATGATGGGAGTAGCGGTGTGCATGCTCACAGCTTGCTCTGGAAATCAAGCAAACAGCTCTGCAACTTCTAATTCCAATACGCTTACCTTTTTATCTAACTTTCCAACAGATACGCTAGACCCCCAGCTTAACTATACGCCGCTGCGAGCAGGCGTTGTGGAAACATTAGTAAAAACAACAGAAGATTCACACATTGAGCCTTGGTTAGCTGAAAGCTGGAAAGCGTTAGATAACGGAACAACTTGGGAGTTTATCATTCGAGATGGGGTTACGTTTCAAAATGGAAAAGCGTTGGACGCTAAAGCGGTAAAAGCATCGTTAGAACGTACGGTGAAGGTGAGTGAAGCAATGAAAGGTTCATTAAAAATAAAAGAAATGAAAGCAGATGGTCAAAAACTAATGATTTTAACACAAGAGCCTGTTGTTTCATTGCCGTCTGAACTTGTTCACCCAAATGCTGCTATTATCGACGTAACGGAAAAGAATATTGAAGCACATCCAGTGGGAACGGGACCGTTTGAAACGGTATCTTCTCAGCCAAACAGTAAACTAGAGCTAAAAAAGTATGATCAGTACTGGGACGGTGACCCCAAATTAGATCGCGTTACAATGTTATACAATGAAGATGCAAATGCACGGACAGCTGCTCTGCAATCTGGAGAAGCTGATATCGTGTATCGCCCTGAAATTGAAAGCTTAGAGCTACTAAAGAAAGATCCGTCACTTGTAGTCGACGTCGTTCCCAGTTTGCGCACGCAAATGCTTTTATACAACACGAACATCGAAGCGTTTAAAGACGTTAACGTGAGAAAAGCGTTTGATGTCCTTTTAAATCGTCAAGACGTTGTAGACTATACGCTTGCAGGACAAGGCGTAGCAGCAAACGGCCCATTTTTAAAGGAGTTTTCTTTTGCTTATGATGCTCCTAAAAAAGAATCTGGTCCAGATTCCGCTAAAGAATACTTAAAAAAAGCAGGCTACAAAGTTGAAAACAACCGAGCAGTCAAAGAAGGTAAGCAGCTATCGTTCACGATTTTAACATACCCATATCGCCCAGAACTGCCCTTAATGGCCCAGCTTATCCAATCGGAAGCGAAAAAAATTGGGGTCAAAGTTGACATACAGCAAGTTGAGAATATGGATGAATATATGACGACAAATTTTGATTGGGGGATAGCTACATACAGCTTAATTACAGCCCCACGCGGTGATTCTTCTTATTATTTAAATAGTGTTTATGGCAAAGATGGTTTTTATAACGTAGGTCATTATGATAATCAAGCGCTTAGTCGTTTAATTAAGCAGTTAAACGAAACTGTTGACGAGCAAAAGCGCGTGGAGTTAACAAGGCAAGCGGGTAAAATAATTAATGATGAAGCCTTACACTCCGCCATTGTCCATCCAAATAATTTTGTTGCATATAAGGAAAATGTGAAAGGGTGGCAAATGACGAAAAGTGAATACTATGTTATTACTAAAAATTTAGCCATACAAGAATAA
- a CDS encoding DMT family transporter, protein MTNVQKAFGSAFLYAIITGFALMIVKVALNYAGVIDVLAHRFTLSFIVASLLLLVNKQKMKVNRHDVLRILPLGLLFPICYFGFQALGLLYTTSSEASIIQASVPIFTLLLATYLLKETSTPRQKFSILLSVSGIVYILAMKGVNFSVSGSIGALFILLAALSNASYNVLARKLTRSYSTIELTYVMMFVGFIGFNGVAVVHHSLNGSLATFFKPLFQLGFLLSVAYLGIFSSLITAFLSNYALKTIQAAQMSVFTNLATLIGVVAGVAFLHEHLSYFHWIGGIAIMIGIIGTTYQERSRAQKLSKKLIDKKLENS, encoded by the coding sequence TTGACAAATGTTCAAAAAGCATTTGGCTCAGCTTTTTTATATGCAATCATTACAGGGTTTGCGCTCATGATTGTAAAAGTAGCGCTAAATTATGCAGGGGTCATTGACGTACTTGCTCACCGCTTTACGTTATCCTTTATAGTTGCTTCGCTGCTTCTGCTTGTAAACAAACAGAAAATGAAGGTGAATAGGCACGATGTTCTTCGGATTTTGCCTTTAGGTCTTTTATTTCCAATATGTTATTTTGGCTTTCAAGCGCTTGGTCTTTTATATACCACATCCTCTGAAGCAAGCATTATTCAAGCGTCAGTTCCAATTTTTACGTTGCTCCTTGCTACCTATCTATTAAAAGAAACGTCAACACCTCGTCAAAAATTTTCGATTCTATTATCCGTTTCTGGCATTGTATACATACTGGCGATGAAAGGCGTAAATTTCTCAGTCAGTGGAAGCATAGGTGCTCTCTTTATTTTGCTAGCAGCTTTATCAAATGCTTCTTACAACGTACTCGCTCGTAAACTGACACGTTCTTATTCTACCATTGAGCTTACATACGTTATGATGTTCGTTGGATTTATTGGTTTTAACGGAGTCGCAGTTGTTCATCATAGCCTTAATGGCTCGCTGGCAACATTCTTTAAACCGCTGTTTCAACTGGGGTTTTTGCTATCAGTAGCATATTTAGGTATATTTTCTTCTCTTATTACAGCTTTTTTATCCAACTATGCATTAAAAACTATTCAAGCAGCACAGATGAGCGTATTTACCAATTTAGCTACGCTAATTGGCGTAGTAGCAGGCGTAGCATTTTTACATGAGCACTTGTCTTATTTTCATTGGATTGGCGGTATAGCTATTATGATTGGTATTATTGGAACAACGTATCAAGAGCGCTCCCGAGCTCAAAAATTAAGCAAAAAGCTAATTGACAAAAAGTTAGAAAACTCGTAA
- a CDS encoding IS3 family transposase (programmed frameshift) codes for MGTRVSYPVELKLKAIEMRLAGVSVKEVLSQLNIRNPTQLKTWMKWYQTGDVHRLEQPVGKQYAYGKGPDFESETAKLEAENRQLKQQIEIFKKVQGIGKEVVPEIAVNLVEELKEQIPIYQICFHLGIPRSTYYRWKQHSQQDTRKKWMEQQVGEQCRAHKFRYGYRKITAVLKRTMKINHKFVQRTMQKYGWQCRVKRKKRQRTGQPYQVAENVLNRDFQAERPLQKLVTDITYLPFGPKPLYLSSIQDLFNGEIIAYSIGDCQNVAFVLDTLNQLPSLPEGCTLHSDQGSVYTSYAYQQTIKEKGIIMSMSRKGTPADNASIESFHSSLKSETFYLDELTYTTTTIVEQTVKSYITYYNHARIQTKLNNQSPVQYRKLVV; via the exons ATGGGAACAAGAGTTAGTTATCCAGTCGAACTAAAGTTAAAGGCAATTGAAATGAGATTAGCCGGTGTATCTGTAAAAGAAGTCTTATCACAACTAAACATTCGAAATCCTACCCAATTAAAAACGTGGATGAAGTGGTATCAAACTGGGGATGTACACCGGTTGGAACAGCCAGTAGGCAAGCAATATGCCTATGGAAAAGGTCCTGATTTTGAAAGCGAGACAGCGAAGTTAGAGGCTGAGAACCGACAGTTAAAGCAACAAATCGAGATTT TTAAAAAAGTACAAGGAATTGGAAAGGAAGTGGTACCAGAAATCGCAGTGAACCTAGTGGAAGAGTTAAAAGAACAAATCCCTATTTATCAAATCTGTTTCCATCTTGGTATTCCCCGATCCACTTACTACCGTTGGAAGCAGCATAGTCAACAGGATACACGAAAGAAATGGATGGAACAGCAAGTGGGTGAACAATGTCGTGCACACAAGTTTCGATATGGCTATCGAAAAATCACAGCTGTACTCAAGCGAACCATGAAGATTAACCACAAGTTTGTGCAGCGTACCATGCAGAAATACGGTTGGCAATGTCGTGTTAAACGAAAGAAACGGCAGCGAACAGGGCAACCTTATCAGGTTGCAGAGAATGTATTAAATCGTGACTTTCAAGCTGAACGCCCTCTCCAAAAGCTCGTGACCGATATTACGTACTTGCCTTTTGGGCCGAAACCATTGTATCTTTCAAGTATTCAAGATTTATTTAACGGAGAGATTATTGCGTATTCCATAGGTGATTGTCAAAATGTCGCGTTTGTTTTAGACACGCTTAACCAACTCCCTTCTCTACCGGAAGGGTGCACGTTGCATAGTGATCAAGGCTCTGTGTACACATCGTATGCTTATCAACAAACAATTAAAGAGAAAGGCATTATCATGAGTATGTCCCGAAAAGGGACGCCCGCAGATAATGCCTCAATTGAATCGTTTCATTCCTCACTAAAGTCTGAAACGTTCTACCTTGACGAGTTGACATACACTACGACTACCATCGTAGAGCAAACCGTCAAAAGCTATATTACGTATTATAACCATGCCCGTATTCAAACAAAATTAAACAACCAGTCTCCTGTACAATACAGAAAACTGGTTGTTTAA
- a CDS encoding nitroreductase produces MSASIRDVIRERRTIRTFNNNPIDKETIIQLLDDASWAPNHKLRQPWRLVMFYGKGNKSLSEGMRNLSKQVSDEGAAKKIGKMAEKFSQSQANIVVTVPKDENEMKQEEDFSAVSAFIQNFLLLAWEQEIGVLWKTGKLIHQPGFRKIVDVKEDEAIVGVLMLGKFDDVPAPKPREAIMEKLTLIEA; encoded by the coding sequence ATGTCAGCATCCATTCGAGACGTAATAAGAGAAAGAAGAACCATTCGTACGTTTAACAATAATCCAATTGACAAAGAGACTATTATCCAACTTTTAGACGATGCGTCATGGGCTCCAAACCATAAACTACGTCAGCCGTGGCGACTTGTGATGTTCTATGGAAAAGGCAACAAATCACTAAGTGAGGGGATGAGAAACTTGTCCAAACAAGTTTCTGATGAAGGGGCAGCAAAAAAAATAGGAAAGATGGCAGAAAAGTTTTCTCAATCACAGGCCAATATTGTTGTTACAGTCCCTAAAGATGAAAATGAAATGAAGCAAGAAGAAGATTTCAGCGCTGTGTCTGCTTTTATCCAAAATTTTTTACTGCTAGCGTGGGAACAAGAAATTGGAGTTCTGTGGAAAACAGGAAAGCTTATTCATCAACCTGGATTCAGAAAAATAGTAGATGTAAAAGAAGATGAAGCCATTGTCGGTGTACTCATGTTAGGTAAATTTGATGACGTTCCGGCACCTAAGCCGCGTGAAGCAATTATGGAAAAGCTCACGCTGATTGAAGCGTAA